TTTGACGTGATACGTAAATCTCAATTACTCTTCAATACGATTTGCTATAAAAGATATCAGCGGTCCCTCAAGTTGTGTAGGCGTCCTGTGTACTATAGATTGTTCAAAGTCAGttcaaaaatgaaatttggaagaacaaatgaaaagagaaaaccgtttgTTATGGGCGGAGATTTAATTTCACAACGTTTatctgaattttgaattttgttacCTAATATGCAGTTTAAACTCcccataattaaaaaaaaaggttttttttgttttttgtttcatattcaAGCTATCTGTTATTGAAATCATTACACAGGAATTTTAATTCTACCTTCGTATTTCGGCGTTCTTCTCACGCACTTTATCCCCACTTGTTCTAATTTTCTCAAGCTaagaaggtaaaaaaaaagaaaggcccaaaaaaagaaattttgggCAATGTCAAAAGCCTAAACCCTTTCAAACAATGAAcccatcctggtcagagtttttctctgtccttgtgtcgacccatttccattggtagggctaacgctcacatggtctaCATGGGTGGAtaacaagcacttcacattaccctcaaatagttaagtctgttgaaatataaagtgctacacggccgacgtttgcaaaaacgtaacccttccttgtacttgaacATATTCATTATCGTGACATTGACATCTCAAATTCCAACAACCCTTcggaccttgtagctcagtcggtagagcagtggtgatctaacccgaaggtcgtgggttgaATTCCcaacctggtcagagtttttctctgtccttgtgtgggcccatttccattagtagggctaacgcttacatggttcatatgggtagaaaacttcGCATTATCCTCTAATAGTTAAATGTCAATTTCGGCCTCTCCGGGAAGAGAAATATTTCTGTTCTCAGCAATATAGGAACCCAGGTATTTAAAATCGTTAGAGTAACCgtttaaataaacattttacaaGACGAAAACCGACGTCCAACTTCCCTTGAAGAACGAAGTATGACAAACGAACCACGAAAGAGTGAAGAGGAAAGACAAAAGAGGACTCAAAAAGTTGACTTTTTTTGTCAGTGCATTGGATACCCCTAGAATATATTCGGCACTTACCAACTTCCTGTTCTCTTCATCTGCGGCTTCCTTCTGTCTTTTCACGTCCTGTTGTTGAATCTGCAACTCTTCGAGACCAGTCTGTAACATTCAAAATATATGATCTCAGGAGCTATACTGCCGAAAAAGTTGACACGACGCGGGAGAAGCGCACAGCGCCAGTCCTTGCGCATTTCGGGTTCACGCAAACTCCAATCAGCGGTTGCGTTTTTCACCGCCATTTTTACTTCCGCGGAAAGGGTGCTTTCCATCCACTTTGccggttttttcttttttttttgtattttatttatttgttttgaaacGTGCGCCAACTGCCGCTGCGAGCATGGATGGCCGTAGTAAAAAGCGAAACCGTTGGTTGAAAGTTGAACTTCAGACTCCGCATAATCGTAAATGTCGAAGTCATTCTAAAGATAATTCAGTACTGAGAAGAGGTGTGCCAAAAACTGCTCTTGACTAACAGTCACCCTACTGTGTTCTTGTTGCGGCAtcctttgaagaacgaggcatttAACAAGACAcgccatttttttaaagaatatttTTTATAGCAACGTTTTGGCTAGGATCGAAAATCACTTCTCCCTCTTATTCACATTTCGAAAGTTCTTATGCTGAATACTCGAAATGCAAGATTTTATGCAATCACTTCAAGAGAAAAACTACTTATTTGACGTCAATGTTTCATTTAACGGTCCCGGCGCCATTACTTGTTGTAGTTCTGACAGATAAGCCCTCAGAAAGCTGGATCGAGCCGCATTCACACAATTCATTTTTAAGCTAGTAGGTAAGTGACGttactttctcctcgatccagggGCCCGTtactcgaaagtcccgaaactttacgggtcattttcgggcgtcacaattccctttgtacctcaaaaacggagaggatttaagtcttcaaacttcaaagtcatttttctttttattaccttgaaaatatgttaaaagatcgattttccaaaacaagcagttggcattttcacaaatggcttttcgggactttcgagaaacgggccccagatcgCTGAAAGCTGATCGGTCGGAACCGCagcaagtaatggcggaccgttaagTTTAAAAAGTGGAGTTAAATTAAACAGCCTTCCCCTTGAAATTACTGCAAAAAATTTCGCCTGTTGATCATTCAACGCAAGTACTTTCGATGAAAAATAAGAACTGATTTTTTATTCATCTtagtggcactttaagaacATACGAAGAACGTTACCCAAGCTGAAAGTCACTTCATGGCgtcgttttctttttgttttatgaGAAGTATACACAAAGGTAAAAGAAATGATGCATGATACAATGAAGAACACCTCAGATTGTAGTCAAACTTAGTATATCACACAACTTTTAAAACATTGTcaagaacgttttcaggcccAAATCGCAAAAACAAGAAGGGACGATGGTTTCTTCTGGTGGTTTTTCCATTCCCGATGAAGAATAACTTGATAGCAATCTGCATATGAAAGACAATACTGACCGCTAAAGGCCGTAAATCTACTTCTGCTTCCTGGAAACGAATATCGAGAAAACATATCTAAGTAGTCCATCCTTCAATGTAAAACAAAATCCTCCCGACATAGGCTCTGCCGTTAATAATTAGTTGCTCATGGAGAAATCGTCCAATTTCAATATTTCAAAAAGGGGAAGGCAAATCAAACGATTGTGATGAACCACTGCACTTAATACCAACCTCAATTTCTCGTGCAAATGCACTGTTATTCGCGGTGAGGTCAGCTTTCTGTTGCTCCAAACGCGTCCTGGTTTGAAGCTGGGCTTCCAGTTGAAGCTAAAAGCAATCCAAATTGGACTAATGTTAAACGCAGTAGCAGGTTATTTTGAAGGCACGGTGAATTAATGAAAACAAGTAGTGATTGGAATCGCTTCGATGCCATGCACATGCCCTCGATATATTAAGAACGGAATGAACTATGACCATCAAAAGCACTCTCCCAAAGACCTTGTAGTTGTCTCTAATGTACTAACGAAATGATTGGATTCGTCTACCCAGTCAATGTAAAACCTATGTTTCAGAGTTCGACTTTGATGGCAAAGTATAAGGCTATTCTAGACCTCTGAAACTTCATCACTGGACAAATGAGAAATGTAGAATAAagacgtaattgtcaaatgctACAGTTTGTTGgctggccacggtaaggcgcgttgcaccgTAAATTTTTATATTTGCAGCTGCCCTTTACAGAGCCCTTACGGGAACACACAAGCTTCCGTGAAAATGACAACCTGACAAGATATCCCTGAAGATGTCTCCGTTTAGCTGTGACAGCGGCGAATGACGAAAACCATTGCATGCGAAATGTTGCACGCACGCATTCGATTCCGCAAATTTTCGTTATTCAAGGAGGTTTACCCTTAAATACGGCGCAAGGACACAAGTACGCTGAAAACCTGTATTGAAATAACTCAAGCTTAACAGGACACAAGCTAAAAAGAAAAGCTGTGACCTTTAAGAAAGTTCTTGTACTTTCTAAAGGAGAAAAATCGACTTAATGACTTTTGTATGCAGGTGCAAAATTCAGTATAATAATTCTGTGAAAGAAGATGAAAGAGCTTGTAAATATCACAGCAAACATTAATCGTCATGTTCGCCAGGTTGGCTGCGGTTATAACGTATACAACAATATATATCCCTGGTTTATCTAGTCCATGTTCGCGCAGATCATAATCTTGTTTAGCATGCTGATGCCATAGACAAATGAAATATGCCTCAATCTATTTAATTAAATCCCTCTGTCGTTATATCATTATCCAAACTGCCTGTGTACATCAGAACACGATTCACTCACAACTAAATGCGCAAAGCAATTGGTAATTAagtaaagaaatgcaaagagtAACTTTCGATCTACTCAACCTGAACAGAAAGCAGATACACGTAATGGCTCAGCTTCGAAttaaaaacccaaaaactaaccaccataacaaaagaaaagtctaCCGATTAGTTCTTTCACCGCTCGTCTAACCCCCGCGATCTTCCAACAATAAAGAATTGGGTTTAATGACGAATTAAGGTAAACCAAAGTTATTGCTAATGCCCTGGCTACGTAAAGTGATTGAGAGGGTTCTCGCTGAGTGAAGAACGCATCAATTAGAGCAAATGGCAAGTAGCAAGCACCCAATGTTACTTGCACCCACAAAGAACGTGACACTGCTTTCTTGTATCTCGCAATGTTCAGAGGAGCTGTGTGGATCTCTTGATCTGGACGTAGATTGTGATGTGGCTGAATTTGATGCTGccgaagaatgacaaagatctTTGTGTAGGAGTATGCTGTGATAACGATGCACAGTGAAATCACAACGTAACTAAACCAATAGGTTACCCTGCTGTTCCACAAATACATTGCGGTGGATACAATAGGCACAATCAATATCACAGCCGCGGCCAAGAAAGTTCGCTTCGAGGTTACAACTTGTCTGTACCTCAGACCCAACAACAACGCCAGTAGTCTGTCCAGGCTTATTGCCGTCACTGTCAACAACGAAACCACCGACAAAGAATAGCCAAATACATAACCTAAAACGGTCGTGTACTGGCAAATTTTCTCATGTTTGAGCATTACGGACAAGAAATGGGTCACTCTTGTAGGTTCTGTCACAAGTCCTACGAAGAGGTCGCTGATCGCCAAACAACGAAATAAGACTTTTGTCGCGGGATACATAGATGACTCCTTGTGGAGCGCGACTAAGATGACTGCGTTCCCCAGAAATGCAGCcacagaaaagaaaacattaagCACCACAAAGAGGATCAAATGGCCGTTTAGACCTCTGGTTAATTCCTCTTTGcaaaataaggcatcaaatGAGGAAGAAGCGATCCACTCTTCTGTAACGTTTGTCATAGTCATTCAGTGCTGTCCAGTGAGTTGAAGAGATAAgagtaaaaagacaaaaaaattaaacgaagaGAATATTAGGAAGCGTGGAGATTGGCAGGTGTTGCATTCCGTATTTGTCACACGGCCTTCGCTTTCATTGGATCTAAAGTGGTAATAACCTCGCTAATGTGATGATGCGCAAATTAAAGGCACGATAGACAAAATAAACACAATAAACgcaaaaaataatattaccTCGAGGTTACTTTGTAATGAGACTTTGGCTTTGTTAGAAAGCCAGCTAGGTCCTCAGCTAGGTCTTCAGGCCACAAAGCAATCTATTCAGCGACTCCCTTCGAAGATCAGTCGTCGTTTAGACCATAGACTAAGAAGGCTGTTCTTATTTCCCAAAATCATTAGTAGTAAAATATCATGTAACAATGAAATGGTAAAACGTAAATAAAATCTACTTtcgtaaaataaatttaatttgatCAACCCTTTCAGTTACTAAACTTGTCTCGATTAATGTCGAATGCGTGATGACGAATCGAGACTAACCAAAATGAAATCATCAACGGCTTTCTGAAATAAGGTCacattttgttttggaaaaataCAACTTATCAAACTGGTAATCTTAAAGTCACTTCCCGTCATTCTTtagtttaaagtgctactgtgattttaaaataattccttcttttttccttcagattttgaaagtgtgtttgcttaacacttgactggcaaaattttgagctttgatttctatccgaaggctgtttactttgagtgtaagttttggatgtcacggtgcgccattactcacgttcaaaactgaccgattggacctcagggggttggatctagggaaaagtgacgtcgtTTACTGACCAGCTTAAAATTTGAGCGTGTAAATGCAACTTAttgtatatgcaaaacacgactttaaaagtctgaaaggtCAAAACTTTTGttctgcatattaattcagccgcgtgcACACGCATTTctttcttaaactagtgagtttTTGACGTCGTtatctccttgatccagctctctcaagattctAAAGTTAGTCATGCCGGACCATTGTATAGGTatattccagttaaaataaaccgGTGTCTCTTTTTTAAATCAGGGCTTGAAAGTTGGGTTACGTATttagtgtttaattaacatagttttgaaatccaaagaaaaagatatagtcatagtagcactttaagatcAGCGCATGACTTTTTTAGCAACAGAGTTTTCTACCAGCCACCATTACGCGTGCGATGTTCACTAAGAATCAAAGTCTTTAAGGCTGGTcttgattatttcaaagttaAATTATCTAAACCTGATTCGCCTAATGGAATCTGGGAATTGAAAGTGAACATGTAAATTACTTATTAGCTAAATGCGATGCGtccttgttgaaaaatatcttgcttccattttattgttttctttgttgttttacaGCCTACTAGATCTTTTTAGCTTCTTATAataattctttttgttttatcacatgattataaataattttgtaaaacgGTTTTTATATGAGGTATCCTAGTGGAAAACTGGATCCGACTACTAGTCACGTTATTTCTAGTTTCCACCCATTTACTGAACTTTGATCTCTTGTTCTATCGAttagaaaatatatttacaaacatCGTGCGGTCGTGAATATCAAATTGACACAACACACACAGTAATGAACAGCGTTGTGGCACGGTTCCGTTGAAGGATACCCCAGTATAAACACGTCTTTTTAACTTTAACCCAGCGATCTGTGTTTCATGTAAGTAAATTCATAACCTCAGGGATGCCACTCTCATTTTAAGCTTCTCTAGATATTTAACATTCAATCATTCttttattctattttattttatctaaAAGATGCTTGTTAATATAAAAATATCATAGTCAACTCCCTAAATGGGTTTAAAATCGGTGACCGAACAAACACATCACTTTTAGTTGAATGCACTTCAGCTTGCCTTGAGCACATTACCTTGGTTCGATGGATAACCATCCGCACTTACGAAAGATAGCAGTGATCCTTGAACTAACCTGGACAATTGAATTGTCTCttttagacacctgaaaaattcatgtggCTTCAAAGAGATTCGcgaatccatgacctctgcgatgcccgTGCAATGCTCTACgtactgagctttgaagccactcagttgggaccaagaggccactttcgatatatcaaaattcagcttgaaagagaggtttacaggacaaagacaaaggaaagtggatgacaTGTCGATatgtttcacattcattccaacgtgtttctatcaagctgaatattgatatttcgaaaatggcctatataCTGGGCTCATtcgttcccgtgaaaggactgataAAACATCATCATCTTGCGGCTCTCAGGCTCAGCCCTCCTCGTGATTACTTTTAACGGCTAAAAGTCAATCGATGAAACAAGTCTCttgaattttaaagaaattcatTGCAATCGCGAATATGCTCCGTTTCAACATTACTTTAGATCCCAGCAGTACGGTGGCACAATTGCCGTAAACCTGAACCTACGTAGGAAAATGGCCTAGCTCCCACGAGTCTTCTACAGTGTATAGCTCAGTTGTCGAGCATCCGAACtcgtaatcggaaggtcgtcgtaggttcgactcccgcaaaggagcactcggattttttccgagtacccccgagtcaccatcgaaaaaaaattctcttcaATATTTCAGTTACACTTATTTAATAGATTCTGTTTTAAATTTTTCCCTGttcagttttctcaacaatttatTGCCAACAACCTAGATTAGCTCTTTTGCTGTTCGCTGTAACTTTTACCTTCTCTGTTCATAGTTTCTTTATGCTTGTAAACATTTCCTAAAAAAGGGTACTAATTCTCTTTAAGACACTTACTGCATGTCTGTCCTAGATCCGGGCTGAGATGATAGGCGCAACATAATAGGGAAAACACCCGTTTTTTAGAGGACGAAATACAAGATATTCGGACCTCAATCTTTTTGCCCACCTTCTTTGACTTGAGGTCATGCACGTTTGTCTCCAGTTCACTGAGTTGTTGCTGAGGCCGACTCAACTGCGTTCGCTTTCAGTCAATATTGGTGTTTAGGGTATCACTGCAAAGATAATCCAAGCAAACCATTTCacgacaaaaaaacaaaacaaaattcatttGAGAAAAAGGTGAGATGAGATTGGGGAAAGTTTGCTGCAAAAATTTAAACCTTTGTACCTGACGCTACTGGAGGAAGCACACTAACTCACCCTCATCCCCAGGGTCTTATCGGCTTTAAACACGACCatgttgaaagccgagaagagcCTGGGGACGAGGTTAACACCAACTTGATCTGAAAATACCCCAATCAGTGGATGTTCAAAGAATGCTTATCTATTGTGAGTACTTACGATTTTTCTTGTCTCTCAGTGATCTCACTAGATATAGATTGCATTGTACGCCCAGGGACTGTGGAAAAGAGACATCTTatttaaagacggtgcctactaattcaacggtatttttgtgcggtttatgaatatgcgggaaaagcagatcttaagaagtgttaataaaatccaaaacgaaaattgggggaaaaccacgcatttttttaaacacaATTAATCAGCAATTTCTCTAAaagagctttgaaatacaaagcaacgtatggcattcttttccaaattgaagcttaattgtctctttaaatgcatggttacttccaattttccttttggatagcAAATGCACGTGCTAAGAACTGCTTTCTCCGCATtgttttaaaccaagaaaaacatAGCTGTATTTAGGTGGGTtcgaccgtattccggaataggaatacatggaatagaagttagaaatccttcgtttttacgtaCATTCACATAGAAATTGTCAAACAccggctaaaatgctattttaaacatatctgtattatccttgttgcttcaaaacgccagacatacagttttaaatcatcactctacGTATtattattccggaatagggtcaatcgaacgcacccctagtaagcaccacccataggaaacctgagtatctggagatgcgcagaacgtacgtgcaatagcaatagtaggcaccgtccttaaagttcATGTATTGAATGTGAATGCTAATTAACCAACGGCTTCTACTCTTCCTCATACCCAAAAAAGCTCGAAAACGAAACCAGGGGGTGGTTACCGCGCAGCTATTACAAAAACTTCTGTCAACCTGTAGAATTGTATCCGTCGGTATTACAAAATTTTAAACCCACATTAGGAAAAACAAGGGGTCTTAAAAGAGCAAACAAAAAAGTCTCAACTCTTAAGTCAAACCGAGATTAATAAACCTACAATAGGAGAAAAAGCTACGGCTAACCGACTCCATGAAGCTTGGACTGAAGTAGAGATATCCTTCTGTCAATTTCCCTTAACTCTGCTTTGTACTTGTCCAACATGCGAATGTCTGGTTCCATTTGTCTTGCATTTTGCTCCTCGCTTTCAGTAATGCTCAGGACATCTTCCAGCTGAAATGAAGCAACTATTCACAATGGACACGCATCTAATGACAATAACGTCTTTGTCTAAataaagcggttttcaaatgagtgtcgtaaaactacaaccaaagtaattactttggccaatcaaaaaagacggagacaatccaataaaccaatcaaaactcgaagtaattgcacgtagccgacacaaagcgggGGAAAATGTGCAGgagcgagccacgattggttttggtttcacttctgattggttgagaaaaatggcgcgagaactttgaaccaatcactgcgtgaagtaatgcaaaaccaaaggaatTCGCTAATTAATTTGgtcactcaattgaaaaccgctctatgtaaTGCAGTAAACGGAGTTCAACGCTCACTAACTAGTAAGAGCGGGTTATACACGGAAGCTTAGGGTTTGCGTGGAAAATGGAAATCAGTGTTGGATCACACTTCCAACAAACATAAGTGGTCAAGGAATAGCCATTTTCATGAATGCAGTCACAGGCGAATTTCATCCTCTGAAGCTAAGAGAGTCTGCTGGCTCAAACCAGGTACCCCAGCTCACTTAGCTTTGGAGGAAGTGGTCCTGAAGACTAAGCTTATAAGAGATCTGGTTTAGCTTACTGCCTTCTGCCACAATGGCAGACTCGAGGTCTATCACTCAATGATGCTGAAGTACAGCTCAAAAAGGGAGCATTTTTCCTACCAGGGCATGGTTGCCAGGACTTAACTTTCTGCACTTGACAACAATGCAAACACTGGCCGCAATCAAGCTCGAGTACAGGCAGGAGAACATGCAGGCCAGGCACGCTACAAGATGTGTTTTCCAAAAGCCCATAAGCGATGGGTTGTTAAGCCAATCAGTGAGGAGAAATCATACAATTATTTGTCACGTCTGATTTCAAAAGCCTGTGCCTGTTCAGCTACCAAAGAACATTGCTACAGAGCCAGCACCACCTAAGGTAGACTTGATACAACAATATCGCTCAagatttcatcatcatcatcatcatcaatccaattttgatgcgggtttatccccgtaaacgGAGGCggccggatttaccccactttttcagcaatctttcaatctcccactctccatcttgctcgattcatggcgtcctttttctccaaaccaacgctcttgctctccttctccacttgcgtcttccacgtcttctttggtcgtcgtcgcttcctcttgcccttcacttcaaactcaaacgcttttctcagaacatgcctATCAGCCCTCCTTAAGAAACGcccgtaccatctcactccatttgcctttgccatctaaaccactgtttccttaatcccaacatctccatcaggtcctctgtcctctttttctccatccgttttgcaccacacattgctctcaccattgttgtctcagtccttctcaaaactgctatctcattttccctcagacaccatgtctcactcccatGTAACATCACCACACTTACATAACTCTgataaaccattcctttcaccttcagcgagaacctttttgagttcagcaactttccacattccctgaacttcacccagccaattcttgctcttgctgtcacagctgcctcgcaaccaccacttgcattcaccctatcccccaaataacagaaacctctCACCGTTTCCACCTCTTCACACAACTGCTCCACCGGTTCCGCTAATTCATCAGCTTGCTTCTTGCATcttccacacacaaaatctctcCCCAACCTCGAAGTGAGCCTTTTTACTTTCGCGCATCTTCTATGGATCCATTTCCCGCATTTCACACTAAATTTGCCATTAACCGCTTCCCACAAATACCACATGGATCTACCTTACTCACAGACACTACACCTTTTGCCCGACTCACTGGCACTTTTGTCTTCCCGAGGTTCACCTTCAGCCCCTTGTTCTCGAATGCCTCCTTCCATTTCCAGAACTTCTTCCTCAGTCCCTCCATCGTCTCACTCATCAAAACCaagtcatctgcatacaacatCATTTCTGACACTCTCCGTAACCACGTCAACCACAATCGCAAAAACCAACGGTAACAACACGTGTCCCTGGTGCACACCAACTTTCTAATCAAACTCCTCAGACAACTCTAGCCCAACTCTGACTCTTGTCTTTGCACCTTTATAGAAACTCATcactgctctcaccattgcctGTGGTATACCTCTCTTCTTCATAGTCCACTCCAATACCTTTCTTGGGACCCTGTCAAATGCCCTCTCCAGGTCAACGAAGAAGCACACATACAACTTCTTCTCGTTGTCTAAGTACTCCTCTTGTAACCTCCTCAAAATGAACACTGCATCTATCGTTCCTTTGCCTGGCATAAAACCGAATTGCATCTCGTCCACTTTCACCATACGCCGCAACCGCCTCTCTAGCACCTTTTCTACAATCGTCATTGCATTCTTCCTCATTCTTCCAAGTGTGCTTCCACATTCAAGATTTATCTGatgaaaaaagtctcatatAGCTGTAGAATTAACAGAtattttttcttcataattttgaaaaTCTTGATATTGAAGAATCACACTCATTGGTCTTTCAGCCTAACTGGTAAACATGAAACATGGAAACCCATAAATAATATCTGGTATACATCAATGGCAATTATGATAAACAAAAGTAAAAATTTCTAGGACCAAGTAGTCA
The sequence above is a segment of the Montipora foliosa isolate CH-2021 chromosome 2, ASM3666993v2, whole genome shotgun sequence genome. Coding sequences within it:
- the LOC137991636 gene encoding uncharacterized protein yields the protein MRKNAMTIVEKVLERRLRRMVKVDEMQFGFMPGKGTIDAVFILRRLQEEYLDNEKKLYVCFFVDLERAFDRVPRKVLEWTMKKRGIPQAMVRAVMSFYKGAKTRVRVGLELSEEFD
- the LOC137990766 gene encoding adenosine receptor A3-like yields the protein MTMTNVTEEWIASSSFDALFCKEELTRGLNGHLILFVVLNVFFSVAAFLGNAVILVALHKESSMYPATKVLFRCLAISDLFVGLVTEPTRVTHFLSVMLKHEKICQYTTVLGYVFGYSLSVVSLLTVTAISLDRLLALLLGLRYRQVVTSKRTFLAAAVILIVPIVSTAMYLWNSRVTYWFSYVVISLCIVITAYSYTKIFVILRQHQIQPHHNLRPDQEIHTAPLNIARYKKAVSRSLWVQVTLGACYLPFALIDAFFTQREPSQSLYVARALAITLVYLNSSLNPILYCWKIAGVRRAVKELIGRLFFCYGG